The following DNA comes from Papaver somniferum cultivar HN1 chromosome 4, ASM357369v1, whole genome shotgun sequence.
GACTGTAATGAATATCGTACGTGATAATTTCTTTTTAAATTGATGAGAGTCGTCATGGTTGAAATATCAGACTATGACGACtctattttaattttttaaagCAGAACTTAAGTGGATCGTATGGTCATGATTTATCAACCATGAAGACTGACAAAAAGatttatggaaaaaataaaaaacatactCGTGAAATTATCAGAAAAACCGATTAAGAATActttaaaaacaataataataaaatatatttaAAAAAGCGATATATATTCGTGAAATTGTCTGTACGTAATAATATGTTGTTGTTGAGTAACAGATTGAAGCATGTCCAAGATTATTTGATTGCCGTACCTATAAGTGGTTAAAATCGTACACTTGGTCCCAAACAATTCAGATGTGTATTCAGTTACCGTCTCGGCATTCCTCTCTTTGCTGAAGAAAGCTGTTGTCCTGGTTGTAAGAGGGATATGGATATATATGGGTATCATGCACTACATTGTGCCAGCGAGGTATGGCTAAAATTTAGACACGACCTTGTACGCGATGTTTTTGTGGACATATGTTTCAGAGCTGGAGTTTCGGTTAGAAAATAAGTACCCCTTGGCTTTCTCTCGGATCGAAAAACACTTTATTGCCTGTTGTCTTGTTGGTGTACAACTGGGAGAATGGGAAAGATACATGTCTAGATGTCACAGGTATCTCTCCATTTACAAGTGACATTCGCTTGCTCATCCCAGGTCAGGCCATCGCTAGAGCAGTTCTTCACCCTGTTAAATCAGGCTGAAAgttttatttgttcttcatcaACAATTCTGGTTGTGTACTGTGTGCTTGTTCGTCAGCCTCCCAGTGGAAAATGGACTTTTTAAGTATGATTGGCCTTTATAGATAAGACTACCCTAGGCTTTCTTATATATTAAGCTTCCAATGGTAGTCCTTTTCGACGGAAAAGTAAATCGAGCTTTCATAGCAGTCCTAATACTAAGGGGCAGTTTTGGAAATAAAAGTACCTCCACGTGGATTTATAGTAAGTCTGTTAGAGGAAATTGTTATTACTAGTCCAACTTTAATTAGGACTGCGATCGGAAATTGTTTATAACATTCTGGAATTAAAACGTATCTCTATAATCTATATCGATCTGTATTCCTCTTTCTCTCACAGCCTCACTTCTCTCTGAATTCTTATTAGACTCACTTATCTGTCAATTCTAATTAACCCTAAAACTCAGCTTCTCCACCTCATAAAACATCGGAGTAATTTCAGCCTCACTTTAACAATCCTCTCGACTATCTCGTTTCCTTATCTTTTTTTCCACATCTGACTATCTCGTCCATCTCTTTCTTCTGTAAAAGTAATTCCAGATCTGTATAATATGGTTcccatccttttttttttttgattgaagatCAAGGTTTCAGATCAGTGTATTACGATTTCAATCCTTGTTATTTCGATTTAAgggtttattgtttttctttttgaatatTTTGCTAGTTAATAGGAATTTTTGGGTCCTCTTTTGCTATATCAAATTAGGGATTGATAATTATTAAGTTTATTTTCGGTTCAGATTCAACTTTGGCAGTGATTCCCgagttcaaattagggtttaataAGTATAATCATTTTTACTATTGTATGAAGAGTTGAGGATTTATTGCTGGGATGCTGGATTCGTCGATTGGGTAATTTTCCTTTCGTTTTGTTCATCTCTGAATATGGTTTATTTCATTGTTTTTGTTCGGGAATCAATTGATCTGTGATAAaaaattcttgtttttttttccttccagtATCATTTGATTTGCGATAAAAATCCATTCGTTGTTTTGCATAGACCATTTACAAGGAAGTTTGCTATCCAAATTTGAAATTTCTAACCAGAACCAACCTTCTACAGTGGTAATTTGTGATTCTTAAAACGATTTAGATGTAATCCAAAATAGATTGGTTTTCCTTACGCTTATTCAATGTTTGCAGGAACCTAAGAAGCCAAACTGaaatagattcatataataaAGTCACAATACTTGTTGTTAACAAATAGTTCCTTCTCGGATCTAATGTTTGTGAAGCTGATGAAGTCAAAATATTGGAGGGAATTAATTTAATGGTATGATAACTGTGTTTTGTATTAAGAGTTTCTTCCTTACTTTCTTTTAGCAGTAGTAGTGTTAACAGTTTCGTAGTGTATTGTTGTAGGAAGAGGAAGTTGACAATGGCGGATATTGTTGGAGAATCCATTCTGGATTGATACTTGTGACTCAAAGAACACTGTTGGAGTTGTAGGTTGTTCGATGATCTATATGCTGACTACAAGAAAACTGAGGTTAATCTCAACATTGTTTTCACTCTTGCTTGTTTCATTTTTGGTGTCGCATTGTTTGATTTTCCTACTCCATGTACTCAAAGTGTACAATCCAGAATCAACTGATAGTGTTACTAGCTTTAGTGACATCCTTCAATCCGACCCTAAGTATGTTTTTTCCGTCTGTTCCAATTGAGAATGTACAATAATTTTGTATACTTGCATTATTACTGAATCCCAAAAACAACTCCGAATGGAATAATGCAAAATTTGGGTTATAAGCTTGAGGTAATTTGACTAATCCTTGCATATTTTGCAGAATTCTAGCTGTGTATCTCGCGACTATATCGTTTAACTATCCGACATCAACGAGAAGATGGGAGTCATCCTAGTTGTTTGGGTAAATGTTTCAATTCTATGTCACAGACATCTTTGCAAGTATGCTTTGTTTTTCCATTTTCGGCATTAAGATTCTAACACTTTATAAACATATTTGCAGGAGAAATTGATCGTAAATACATTACAATTCAGTATGTCAGTTCCAACTTCATATGTATTTACGAAAAGATTCTTTAAAGTGGATAAGTAAGACTAAAAGGTTCGTATAGTTAGTCTTCCAGAAGATTAAAAAATTGTTGATCCACATATTATATTTTACATTAACTTTTATGACTTGGATACTTACATATTTTCTGCATTCTGAACTAGATTgatcttctttcctttttcttgatcGAGCTTTCCTTGGTTTGAGTATGACATGCTTAGATTCCCACCTATATTTGTTAGCTACTGTAGCCATCCTTTATATACTATAATTTTCCAATGCAGATACTtgaaaaaattaaattttcatATGACCGCCATTAATATCGCTTTCCTTTACTTTAGGGATGGGATTTCTTAGGAGGCCACTTGTTATCTTTCATGACTTCCATTAGCATTGCTTTCCAAAATGATAGGTATCATCGTTGTTTACTCTTAGTTCTTTCATTTCTATATAGAGAAATCAAGGTGGCATGCTAGTATTGTTTATCTTTGAATgcggtcttttttttttgcaacaagTGTCTGTGATATATACTGCTCTTACATTTGACATAACTTTAATATTTCTAATTGGACGTGCTTTTCTGCTCTTACAGCTTGTTCAACCTGCTTACCATACCGTGCTGGGTCATCTACGGTAAGAGACTCCAAATGATTTCAAGGATGCGTTTGATGTGGCTGCTCACCATTGTACTCGATCTTTCATTGCAAAATTTGGCAAAGGATGTGTTGGTAATTCAAAAGCCTTATATTTCCTTTATGCACAACCGACGTAAACTGACCATGGACTGAAACAAATTTTGATTTAATTGTAGTGTTTAGGTGTTGAAGTCAGGCTTAGACAAAGCTATAAGGTGTTCTTGGTACTGAATAAAAAGTCTTTCATCTCTCACAGGGATTATGCTTTTTGTTTACAGCTAAGGCTTCGAGTAATGGACCTGATTAGATCTAGCTTCTCAGTAAATGATGGGATGAATGATGAAGTCTCGCCTTCAACTTAGTGTTGGAGCTTTCTGATTGTCATAGTCTGGTTGTTAAGCTTGTAATAGGAATATAGGTTAAACATTTTCAACTTAGTTTTGAAGTTTTGAGATTTGGAACTTAAAAGTATTTCAGATAGTTGAAGTTGTAAATTGAATACACTTTTTAATACAGATTCGGTTGTAAAGTCCTTATCAATTTAGTTTTACGATCAATTCAATTTTGAAGCCATCATTAGTCGAACTGTGATTTAGCTGAACCAACTTTGGATCAGTTGAATCAatttccatgtttttttttataaaatatgatCCATCAAAAAGACTGTATATCAGAAATTATTCACAGTCTGTCGATGAAAGACGTTGTTTGAAAAATTCAAGAGTCCTAGAGGCAGTCGTTTTGAGAAATAAGACTACAATTCTAGGGCTTTCAAAAGCAGTCCTTTTTAGTGATTTTAAGTACTTTTCTGGCagactttgtttttctattttcacTAGTGAATGGTAGCGGTAATCCAGTTTACTTCCTCGAATTATTATCAACTGAAATTATCACTACAGAGTTCAGTATTGAATTTGAGTAGCAATGTTGCAAATAATATCATAtgaattactccctccgttcctttttaataggctggtttctataaataaatgtttcaaaaaaaaataggctggtttcctaattgggaaagtcaaatattactttAGTTTTATGGACCATTTTTCTCTTAACTTATTTTGATAACAAGTGTCacgtggaccatttcactttatttCTTTTACTgataagtgtcatgaggaccattacactttacttcttttattgacaagtgtcttgaggaccactttcaatgattagttcacttaattttcttaattatgtctaaaaacaaaaccaacctattaaaaaggaacggagggtaTAACATATAATAGATCTACATAAATCAATTGAAATTAGCATTGATAGATACAGTCTATGGCCATTATGCATAATAAGATAGGCTCGCTACTATGTTAGGCAGGTTGTCCCCACTTATTTGGGTTTCTGTGCCCTAACCACTGGACATTTAGGTGGATAAGTGTTGGATACTGAATTTACTAAGCACAAATAATTTAACGTTTTATTATTTGATAACAcgtattttctttttctctttatgGTAACACGTCTTGAAGGATTTATGCAAAACCGAGATTttaaagaaaacaataattttgGTTTTATATGTGCAATAAATTCTTTAAAGTATTTGACTCCAAATTTTAAAAAGTACTTTTATTCATAAATTTGATAAAATTTTGGTATACCTTTTATTTTTACAAGTGGCTAAGAAAAATTGAAGTAAAGAAGAATTTACAACGAGTTTTACGAGGGGCTGAAAAATTGAAGTAAATTCTTGTTATATCAGATATCCGAAATCAGTGGCGGAGACAGTTAAAAGTAAGGACATATAGTTTGCAGTATTAAATTTTAGTATGTACTACTTTATGAATAGTTTTAGATGCTGTTCATAAATATCCGGCGAACCGAGATACTAAAGTCATAGTATAAGAGTATATCAAAATTcgtataaaacaaaatatttctcgtatttttacttttaattgttattccaaaacaATTGGTGCCCCTTCACAATTATGGAATAAACTGCAACTACACTTATACAAGTTGAAAATCTCATGACATTTTTCGGGCAAATATAATTCTAATCATGAAGTAAGTATCTCACTTGGTGTAAACTGATGtacaattttttttcaatttttttttatttgtcctTGCATATCCAGTTTTCTTTTAGAATGGAAAATGataaaaatttaagaaaaaacaaaaaacaaaaaaaactaattattgaATGATTAGATATAAATCGGGATCTTTAATAATCCTCGTTTAATTGGGCCCCTAGAAACAATTAGGGGCCTTGCACTACAGGACAAAAAGGACATGAATTAGCAATTATGGGTTATCCCTTATcctattttttttgaaatggctaaactacccctaaattattagtgttaattaagttaattaggtaaattaagatgttaattagtttagttagattaaaatcagattttgggtaaattttatgataaaagaaatattgtgtttttgtgttgtggggaaggagaagttgagtttttgggggaaagttagggttatttgaaacgagtgattctagtggaggaaatgatgttggtaaagcttcaaataacaaacatgattgtgttgatggtctcattgtctcaactaatcccatcgattggatgtttgatgaagagatgttaatagaggaagccatgaatattgtgcaaatgaagatcccattggtcaaaatgaaggaaccaaccttcaaaatgaggaaccccaagctcaaaacaatcaggtaaacatctTATACCTTTTGATTTCTGTGTTTGTTGCTCCAAGTGGTAGAATCATCCccactatggaacaactcagtgTAGGGTCGTCACAGTCGGGATgtgtatacccaaacgactctatgaggtcgtcagtatattgacactcccaataacgactcaaacctacaacttttccaggttatgaaaaattgtTAGGGTAGTGTGATACAGACTGACGACCCTTTTTAGACTGGTCATCTAGAGTCGTCATGTTTTTTGGTTAACATAGGaacgactctaaaaccaaaactccCTGTAAAATGCAACACTTAGAGTCGTCATATTTGTGGTCATATGCCATAACGATCCTGAATAGCCATTGCAAATGTTATCAAGGGTCGTTAGCCTCCGTAGTAATATGGTGTAACGACTCTTGCACtggattttcataatttttgatttcatagaatcatttcattgaatcgtaaaaggcatacatcttTCATAGCGTTGCATTGACggaaatgaaatacaatagataataaCGGTACACTTAAACACTTAACCATAAAGGTTGTAATTATAGGTAGTGCCGTGCAAGATGAGGTAGCAATCTTCGAACTCAAACTTTTTTCCACGAAGCACCTCGTATCGTCCATACGCCTTCCCCAACTGAAAACGCAAAAGAAAAACTTAGTTAGTGTTGTTGAAAGCTAACTTAGACGTTCTAGCATCAAATGTGTGTGGGGAATGTGTCTCGCGCTCTCTGCAACTGGCTTCATATCTTTCTGTGTACGCGGTCTCACCTGCTCTTCCACTATctcctcatcatcaccaccaacatcCTTACCATCATTACCTTCATCATCCTCTTTctcctcatcctcatcatcatcatcaccaccaacacccttatCATAATTACCTtcatcatcctcctcctcatcatcatcatcatcaccaccaccaccaccaccacctagtcTAGAactaccattaccaccaccattaccatcgTCATGAATCTCTTCTTGTTCCATCATTTCTTCATCATCGCTACCGGAAGCAGATACAACAGGGGTGGAAGAAGGTGACGAATCCGACGAATCATTATGTGGGTCTCTTGGTTCGTTCATAGACAACGGTACCTCATCCGGCTTTCTTCCTCGGAATGGACCGGCATTTAAGTATCTAGTGTGTCGGGGAGGTTTGGAAGGAGGAGTGGGCATGTGTTTCTTGTCTTTATTTTTACTACATTGGTAACAtacacaaaaaaggaacaaataagttCAGTATTTCATGCTATCAGAACAAGGGTCGTCACCCTTTTGTTCAAAACAAAAAACGACTCTTATACCTAATAGGACGAGTTTAACTAATATGTGAGACCCTATCAATTTTTTAGACTGGGTATTTTTTTTTCTGTACAAGGGTCGTCATCTGTTACTATATACAGGTAACGACTCAAATCTAAACCAAAAGAATTCAATCACTACTCGCTTATATATAATGACGACCCTACCAATTTTTAAGACAGAGAGATTGTTCTTAGCAGAATTAGGGTCGTCAAAAGATTCGGTTTACAAAGTTAACGAGCCAAATCTAGGGCAAAAATTTGTAGTTGCAGAATTAGGGTCGTTCCCTATAACATCATACAAATTAACGATTCTTCATAGAGTATACATGTAGATATAGGGTCGTTATGTTATAACATCATACAGAGTAACGAGCCAAATCTAGGGAAACAAATTGTAGTAGCAGAATTAGGGTCGTTCACTAGAACATCATAtagtttaacgatttttcatagagtATACATGCATAAATAAGGTCATTATGTTATAAAATAATACAGAGTAACGACCCATTCACTGTAACTGAAAAAAATCGGTTCGATAATTCAATTTCACAGTCAAAActgaagaaaatatcaaaacagAAGTGGGCTTTAGTCACTTACTTTCTAATCGACgtcatttcttcttctatttcttcccgGGCTGATATTTTCTTGGTTTTGAGATTAATTTTCAATTTGGGTTTCTCTACCAATTTAGGGTTAGCAAACTTTCATTTGTATTCATTGGTTCGAGTCATGTTTATAaaagaagttaatcgtcgataaaaaaatttcgtatcgacAATTACTACGATGAATcgacgaagaaaaaaaatttggatcGTCAATGGTGCAGAGATGAGAGAACTCGGTTATGGAAGGGAAGGGAAGGGAAGGGGaatagtttttgattttgttttagaaACTGAATTGGGCCTTATGTCTAGGTTAATAGGTTTTTAAGTAGTAAGGGTAAAACAATATTTTCACTCTCTTTTCGGAATCCCTGTAATGTTTGATGTGAGTATAAATTGGTCAGGGGCCCTAATTGTTTAGGGGGACCCAATTAAACGAGGTTAATAATCCCACCTTCCCCGGTTGCTACATTAGTTCACACAAATTTCTGTATCTATACATTTGTCTGCTCTTATCAGCTTCTCTATCTCTCTAGCAGCTACAGCCAACACACAAAAAACAAACAGTCAACACGCACATATCCTTATATAAACCTTTGTTTGTTGTTTGTCTCAAAACCCCCCACCCTCTCCAATCCTTGAATACTACTACTACTGCTACCACTCAGTTCTACAACTCTATCAATCATCAATCTCTTAATAACATGGCAGCTTATTCATACTTGCACCCGACTTTATTTCTTGATTCAGctaatttccttattcaaaacagtactactactactactaatcATCATAATCCCGTTATGATGATGTCTGCAGGTAGTTCATTTGAAGAACAAGCATGTCATGACATTATCAACAGCAATACCAGTTTAAGCTATTACCCATCTTCCGATAATTATCAATCTCTTCATGATCTTGTTGTCTTTCATAATAATCAAGAAACAAGTAGTGGTGAAGAAAACAATTCAAGAAGTAGTAGTGATACTGATCAATCACTCACTACTAATGATAATAACATTCACAATCAGGAAACTAAAACAAcagaaaagaagaggaagaatacAACTGCTAATGATAGGAGTAGCAGAGAAGGGTCTTGTTTGAGCTCTGGTGTATCAAAAGTAAGAATTCTGCTTATACTAAACTGTGGGTTTTATTACAAAGTTTGGATTTTTGTCTAAttgattgtatttttttttttttatttcgttAGAATTTGAAGGAAGTTAAAACCAAGAAACAGAGGAAATGTGTTAAAGTAACaacggaagaaaagaagaaagagagtCAAAAAATCGAAGAGCCACCAACAAGTGGGTACATTCACGTCAGGGCAAGAAGAGGTCAAGCCACAGATAGCCACAGTCTTGCCGAAAGGGTAAGAATGACAACATTTACTATTTTGGCCGCAAGATTCCATTATTACCCCCATAGTTGAACATTTTTGTAACATTTGAGTTTTGTGTTCCAGGTAAGAAGAGAGAAAATCAGTGAGAGGATGAAGCTTTTGCAAAGCCTTGTTCCTGGTTGTGATAAGGTGACCGGAAAGGCCCTTATGTTGGATGAGATAATCAATTATGTTCAGTCCCTACAGAACCAAGTAGAGGTAATGCCAATGTCTTTAGCTAAGTAGGCTCTGTTTTTAGCAAGATCATTACAAAACATAAGTTAACCaaatttgtttgattttcttatcAGTTTCTGTCTATGAAGCTTGCTTCTGTGAATCCAATTTTCTATGACTATGGAGTGGACTTAGATGCTTTGCTGGTTAAATCAGAGGTACCCATTTGTTGCTTCTTGGCTTATTATAACCCACCATAACGTGATTatcatattatttttttttaactgggttttatatatttcgttttcagaaACAGAATTATTCACCGGCTTCAATACCATTGCCATCAAATGATCAGCAATACAATTCTTCTGCCCTTTATCAGCAGAGCCATATACTACCCAATTCTTTCTCCCAGTGCAATGAAAATAACCTTTTGATGGATATGGATCGCGAACAAAGGGAAAGAGCTTCTACTATTATTAGTCAATCTCTGTTCAACCACTTATGTTCTTTCCAATAAAATGTGCAAGATTACTACTAAAGCTACCCCACAAGAGCACTTTCCATATGGTAAGTCTACAACACTTTTTCGTCAAACTTCTTTTTTATTGGGTTCACTCGAATTAAAAGTTCCTAATTCTTGGGTTTGTTTGTCATGGcttttcgtttttgcagtttaaTAGTTTGATTAGCGATTTAGGAGAATTTTTTCCGCATGAGAAATGAGAATACAAGTACGAGTATAAAGTAGAGACAGAAGCAAACAAAAAGATGCTGCAGGTTCTTTATATGTATGGTCTTAAACCAAGAGCTTGTGAGATTCTTCATGCCTATCATCCTATAGATATCAGAGGAGGAGAAATTCCTGCATCCTAAATTAAAGACTGAAAGAACCGACCAAATAAAACCCATGCAGATGTGTTTTTCGACTTGAGATCTTCTTTGTTCTTGTCCCTATTTGACTCCTAAATTTGAAGACATACATAGATAGATTAATGTTCCTCGTGCCTGTGGTGTGGTTGATATAAATTAAGTTCCATTCCGGAATAAGTGAATATGAGAAGAACAGAAACATACATGTATTTATGTAATAATATTAACAACTGTAAGAACAGTTTTATGCAATAATAAACCTCTTCGTATTGTTCATCTTCTTGCGTGGTTTCGTTCTCCTGGTTATGCTTTTTTGGAGTGAAATTGAGATTCGTACGTAGATTTTGTGCTCGATGTAAGTGGAATTGTAGGCAAGAAAGACACGCCCGTTCCCAGTGTAGAAAATCTGTCAAACTTGTCAataatcatgatttcatcatggTATAACATTCGGAATTAGATCAACTTTTTCACGTGAGGAGAGAGAAACTGTGAGGTGGTGCGATTTGAGGCGATTTTTACTTTTTTGGTTTTTGTGGTTACTTTCCTCTTTTCTCCGTCCTGGATGGTGGAATGACGACGGCGCCTGGTGGTTCTCGATCTCTACAAACTTGCTCCGATGCTGTAGAGGGTGGTTCTTCAGGAGCTTCTTTCAACTCACTATTACCTGGTAATGAATCAGGTTCTTTTGGTCATCATTCGATGGGTTCTAAACCCTCTTCTGATGAATCGTTGAAATTTGGGTCTATTACTTGGTCGGATTTTTTTGCTGAGAAGAAAGCTCAGCCTCAGGAAGCTGAATTGGAGTTTCGGAATCCTGCTATTGTGAATGAGAAGAAAGTTGTATCTCACTCTTTGGCGGATTTTGCTGATGACAATAAGAAATGTCAAGATCTGGTGGTCGGAGCTTTTGTAGGTAAGAGATCTGCATATATGGCGGTTAAATACGCTGTTGATAAAGAATGGAAACTTAAGGGTGAGTTTAATATGACTTTACACGGTGAATCTATATTTGTATTTGATTTTTCTCTTGAGGAAGATCGAATTGTTGTTTTGGAGAGGAGTTCTTATTAGGAAATAGTCTATACTTGAGTCATGTATTTTAGGAAATATAGATACATGCAGTTCACGTTTATGTCTTGATAAACAAGACATGTGAATGTATAAATATCTAAACAAAGAATGAGAAAACTAAGACTTGTCGAGAACTTGACATGGTCTCAAGAGCCTGgttaaaaccctaaccctaaaattTTCAAGTTCTCTTATAAGCGATGGGAGAAGGAGATGGAACAAACTCATCAGGTGGAACAAAGGGAAAAGACATAATCTATGATTCGCCGAAGAAAAATCCGGTGTATCATCTTGGATCAAGTGATGGTCCTGGtattttaattactccgattacTTTGAAAGGAATcaattatgatgaatgggctagagccattaGAATATCTTTGATAGCTAAGAGGAAGTTTGGTTTTTTTGATGGTACTATTAAACAACATGAAGACCCTGACCAGTTGGAGGAATGTATTGTTGTCCATTCAATGGTGGTTTCCTGGATTAATAACACGCTGGATTCTTCAATCAGATCTACGTTAGGATATTATGATGATGCGAGTCTTCTATGGACACACTTGAAGAAGAGATTTTGTGTTGTCAGCGGCACAAGAATTTGTCAACTAAAATCTTCTTTGAGTGAGTGTAAACAAGGGAAGTCTGAGAGTGTTGCTGTCTATTATGGAAGATTAAACAAAATCtgggatgagatggtgacatatatgAAAATACCATAATGTAAGTGTGGTCTTTGTACCTGTAACATTGCAACTCAGGTAACTAGCTTGCGAGAAGAAGATTATCTCCACTATTTTTTGATTGGCCTGGATGGTATGTATAGCTCACTGCGTGAACAATTTCTAGCACGGGATCCTTTACCAACTATTGATGTTGCGTACCAAACTGTGGTGAACTCTGAGAGATTAAGAATAGGAGATGGTCTTCTATCCAAAGAAGTGCAGGAGAATGTGATGGCGTTTAAAGTGCAACCTGATCAGACTGCAACTACAAGCACTTATGATGCTACAAAGTTTTATAAGCACTGTAACAGAGTTGGACATTCTGAAGATGGGTGTTTTCAAATCATTGGATACCCTGAATGGTGGGTTGAAAGATCTCGTGGTGGTAGAGGATCTGTTAGAGGCGGCAGAGCTGGTGGTAGAGGCCGAGGTAATTATTTTCCTGACAGAGGTGGAAGAGGATATGGAAACACCAATACGGTGCGTGCAAATAATCTGAATGTACCAGCATCACAGCAATATAGTGGTACTACACCTGCAGATGGAGCTTGCTTGGTTGGCGTAACGGCGACTCGGCTTCAATAAGTGCTGGACTATTTGAGTTCaaacaaatcaaaactacaattgCAAGGTAAACAGAATCGTACTTCCTGGATTGTGGATACAGGGGCTACGAATCATGTCACATGTAACATTGATGACATGATAGAAGTAAAATAAATTACGGCATGCTCAGTAGGCTTTCCAGATGGAAAGACGCAAACTCTAATAAAATAGGGACTGTGATTCTTCCTAGTGGTTTGAAGCTTAACAATGTTCTTTATGTACCTCAAATAACATGTAACTTAATCTCGGTCACACAGATGATCGATGAGTTAGCTTGTGTTGtgcaatgtactaacagtttatgtcttatacaggaccggttgaagaggaaggtgattggagtgggtgagagacaaggtggactatatct
Coding sequences within:
- the LOC113362789 gene encoding transcription factor bHLH137-like, which translates into the protein MAAYSYLHPTLFLDSANFLIQNSTTTTTNHHNPVMMMSAGSSFEEQACHDIINSNTSLSYYPSSDNYQSLHDLVVFHNNQETSSGEENNSRSSSDTDQSLTTNDNNIHNQETKTTEKKRKNTTANDRSSREGSCLSSGVSKNLKEVKTKKQRKCVKVTTEEKKKESQKIEEPPTSGYIHVRARRGQATDSHSLAERVRREKISERMKLLQSLVPGCDKVTGKALMLDEIINYVQSLQNQVEFLSMKLASVNPIFYDYGVDLDALLVKSEKQNYSPASIPLPSNDQQYNSSALYQQSHILPNSFSQCNENNLLMDMDREQRERASTIISQSLFNHLCSFQ